The nucleotide sequence TTAattgtacttttttttttttttgaaaaaattggcGTACACATCGTTACTATATTAACATATAAAtagatttattataaaaaatcttatgTACATATGATACAGCGTAATTCATCCAGAATTGCACGTCTACAAGTAATatacaaaaatgtaaaaaattatcgTTACTTCTTAGGATAAAAATtagtgataaatttttttctgcaaCTAATACTGATGAATTATGTAACGTCGATCTCGGAAAGATTTATCATCTCGCCGATTTCAACGGATGTTTACGGAGTAAATAATTCCCTTTTTCATGCAGAATTATAAGAGCCtcgattttttgtttgataatTTCCAACGCTTTTTTGTAACCACTCTCTACTCGCTTGCACTGGTGTATAACATATTCTTCCTTTTTCCTAGCGTACTCTTTGTAATTCAACGCGGATTTTTTGATAAGTTCGTACTTCTTTTTGAATAGCTGAAAATCACTCGCAGCTTTTTTCTTTAGGGCTTGAACTTCTGTACAAAATTTAACATTCAGTTCTTCTGACTCTTTGAGCTTCTTATCCAAGTCGGAATTTTCCTTTTCCAAGTCGGAATTCTTCTTAACAATGTTTTGAATTTCTGAGATCCACTCAGACATTATCTTTGCCATGAGAGTCTTGTCTTCTTCGAAGAGCATTTCTGTTTGTACAATTTTGCTGTTGAGGTTTTCGATTTCCTCGTTTTTCAATAGTATTTGCTTTTGGAAAACAAGCATTTTTGCCTCGACCAATTTAACCAGCTGTTCTTCTCGCATTTTCGTGTCCGAAGTGATCTTCAATTTTTCCGCCAAATAGGATTCTTGTTGCAACTGCATTTGcacgtttttttctttcaattcGCGACGAAGGAGCAGAAGAACCTTTTCGTACTTTTCCAAATCGGTTTTGTACTTTTGTTCGTATTGACTTTTAATGTAGCGAAGTTCCTCTACAACTTTCGCTtccatcttcttcttcatctctTTCAAAGTGGTCTCGTGAATCAAGTTCTCTTGTTCGCGCTGCAAACTACTACGCGACGCATCCACTTGATCTACTCCATTTTCGAGATGCTCCTCGAGTTCGGTTTGCGTATCCTGCTGTATCAGGTTCTTTTTCAATTGCACGTTTTCTTGAATATCAGTGACGGATTTTAGTTGGTGAACGCAGTCGCTGAAAATCTGTTTGTTGGTCGCGatgtgcatttttattttctgtgtTATAGAGTCGCGTTCTTGTTGCAATTCACTGTGCTGCTGTTTTGTTTTAAAGCTGttcaattgatttttgaaatcTAAGGCAAGTCGGTCTTTCGTCGCGCATACATCTATATACAACTCCTTAACTCTATCAAGTTCTTTTTGTACTTCTTGCAATTCTATCCTTAATTGTACAATTTCTTTTGAAGAATCATACTCAGACTTGTTGGCAATTTCAGTTTTGGTATCTTCTTCTACAGGTCCATCTGAAGCATCTAATatatcttcttttttattattattcggcAAGGTATCTCTGTTAAAATGagttatagatatctgttttgatAGTTTGAAATTTCGTTTTTCTATATTATTGCATACTTTCATAATTTCATTAAGTTTATTTAAACTAATTGCAATTTGATCAAATATATTTGATGTTTGACTAGTCATCTTATTTATGTACTCTTGTTCCAATACTTTGACTCTGCTAGAGTAAcaagctttttctttttttaagtatTGTACAGTGCATTGCAAGTCATGAAGTTGCTTTTCTCTTTGCAATGATTCAGAATCTTTACTTTTTAAATCTGAGGAAGATAAACATTTTTGTCTTAAAATattgtagatttttttcaattcatcATATTTTCTTGAAACTATTTTGAGTTGATGTTGACTATTGTCATTTTCACTTAGATTTTGCTTGTCTTCTACCTTTTCTTCATAACTGTTGACATTATCATGTTCTCGCGTATAATTTTCATATGCTTCTCTCAACTCTGCGTACTGCTTTTGCAATAAATCATATGCAGTGTTCTTAATGTCAAGTTCACGAGATATGGCATCCATTTGTGTTTGCATATTCCTCAGTTGTAAACTATGATCTTCTTGCATTTGTTGCAAACACTTTtcagacaattttttattggATTCTCCATAATCTAAATCTTCCAAAACATGTACTTTTTGTTCTAATTCATAAATTGTATTTTCAGCAACTGAAAGCTTTTCAATAACTTCTTGCTTGCTTTTCTCCAAAGTTTTATTGGCTtcctttaatttttctatttgtaaTTTTAGATCAGAAATTTCTGATGTTGCATTGGCAAGACCTTGCTcagtttcatttttcaatacaTTTAATCTCTCTATTTCTACCTGTGACAAAGTTAGTTTTCTTTCTAGTAATCTAATAGCTTCGTCTTTTTCCGTTTGTAATTGTCTTAATTCTAATGTTAATTTGTCTATTTCTCTAATTCTAATAGCATTAAGAACATCTAATTGGTCACCAGGTTGATAATTCAAAATGTTCTGAGCTGTTGTATTATCTGAATGAGTTAAACCTTGATAATGATTTTCTGCATTCATGGTTTCTTGAATTTCCGATCTTACGTTTTCAGCAGGTTCATAGTTGTCTTTATAATAATTTGGAGAAGCTGAGGTTTCATCTTGTTTAAAACGATTTGTTGGTGTTTCAAaactacataaataattaGGATTAACATTGTTCTTACCAAAAGCAAACGGCGGTGCGTGATCCTCATTATCTATAGTTAAATCTGAGTCTAAATGCTTTGATAACGTTGGAGGATCCATTGAAATACTAGTATTTGATTTTCCCCTTTCACCATTGTACATCCCATGGCTCTCATCaacattgtaataaaaatcattaCCATTTTGGAAATGTCTTGATGACaaatttgaatgattatcCAAATAAGAACTGCTGTTAACAGAGCTGTTTTCATCATTATCTAAGTCATCAAATGCATtggttaataaattttttatttcttcattGCGTCTTTGTTGATCTTCTTGATCTTCCACTTCTTCTTGTATTTGCTCATCGCTAACACTAATTTTAAGTCCCTCTGGCTCATGAAAAAAACTCATGTTTGGAAGTCAAAAATATAAGTGCATTTACAGATCTGATAAATTTTCTGTTATTTAACAACCAGCTCCAATATAAGAGACATCAAACTCATTGATATGATTATCAGCATCATTATTACACCAACTATGATTAATTTTCACAATTTCTAATAAAGTAGGTATGCTTGTCCAATTGCCGgagtataaattataaatggATCATGAATCAATCATGatctttttgattttctttaatttataGTTTCATACACGGATCCTGTAAATTATAGAATTCATTAATAGttgtttaaaaagttattttactaacaaataataaaataaatatgcaaGAGTAGTGTCTTATTGGTATAAAAATCTACACCGCATAACAAGCAGAAAGTAAACAATTGAAcatcatcaataaaaaatatcgaaCCCTCGACTACAAAGAGGTTataaacaacaacaaaaatctGTGAAAATGATCTTACTCACACATCGATCGATcaattgatttttgtttttgtaacGGTTGTCGATGTTCCCCTTATTTGACAACAATCAAATGCACGTGCTATTCAATCGGCTGAATCAGTAAACATCAATGAATGGACAGGGAAAACTCGACGCTATAAGTAGTATCCTTCGCGTTGACGCCCTCTCAGCTGACAGTTCAACGCTCGTTTAGTATTTTCAGCGGTAACAAAAGAATCTAGATCCTATGCGTACTGAGAGcgttattgttattttaaactcgaatcaaagattttaattttgttaaaaaacgTAGCGAGTAGCTATATGTTTATGTTAAAAACGAGCGCATTACGCACTGCGCGGCAAAATCAACGCGTCGCGTCGACGCCATTTGCGTGCGGTATATGACCTGCGGCGGGAATATTtcgaatgattttaaaatcatcAAAACGGACGCTCGTCGGCTACCTATAATGTTATAACATAGCATATTCGTAATTAACTCgtgaacatttttttgaaGCGAAGGGATTTaagtagataaaaaaaaaatatacgctagagagagagagagaaaatcaataaaaagtttagagttcaattatttattttcaatgcaTTTTAATTAAGAAACTCTCAGTCTAcagtataattaaaaatgtgttcATCTTATTTATGAATTGATTTGCAAATGGTGTGTGAATTGTGATGATGCGTTCGCTTATGGTGAAAAATGGTAGCGTGAAGCGCGCGCCTTTTGAATCGGCGTAACCCCCGGTGAGTAGCCCGTGAGATATGTTAGGACACATCAGGGACTGCTCTTAGTAGGTCTTGTTTGGGAGAAAATAGCGTTGGGTTTCAAGTGTGAGCAGAACTTAGAACAACCTCTAAGTTTGCGTTTATTCAGTGTCAAAGGTACAGAAAAACTGCGAAGTGCTCAGGAGCGCGGCTCGAACTAGGCTGTCTCCGCCACTGTAAAAAATGATGTTTTAAAGTCACTAAAATGTAGTAAAATTACACGAGGTTCCAACGCTTCGTATAGCAATTTTACTTTCCTTGTTGTAAAATCGCTTCTCCCAGCGTAGGTCGGTTTAGTTTGCCACTCTAAAAGACTACCGCCGTTATTTGCAGTGCGTAGCCTCCGTTCCCTCCTCCTGGTAGATCCGGGTGCTGAAGAGGGATGCTAACGGCCGTGGTGGTGGGAAGGTCACCGCCTCGGCTGGATTCTGTCCCCTCCTCTCCCCGTGTCACAGGGTCCGGGAGAGGGATGTCGGTGCGGCTATATAGAACGGCGGCAAAGCCGGGTAAAAAGGCCTCGTCCTAATCCTGCCAGATAGCGTCTGGGCATTCCCAGGCCCACCTTGGCCGTCGTCTCGGGTCTTGGTTTTTATGGCGTTTTATGACCCCCTTTATGACTCGCCCTTCCAGCGAGCGATGAGTCGCATAATCCCGCATTTTACTGTCTTGTTTGTTCCGTAACCCGTTGCTTTACAATGAACATCTGTGGAGTGTGCGCATGCGCGTAGGAGGACAAGCAGGTATAGGGAACGGTTGTCGTCTGCTTGACTGTTTATTCTATTTCAGTTCTCACAGCGACAGCAGTCATAGCGTTTTCTCTTCGGAGCTCGCAGTTGATATACTTTTGGTTTGGACAGCCAAGGCGAATCGCTACAAGAGTGTGTGAATACTGAATATACGGTATTAGTTGTTGTTGCATTGCGGTAATTGCAGTGACTACATCAGTGCACTACTTAATTAAACTTACTGCAGTACTGCTCTATAATTCGATTGGCGTCTTAGCGTATCGCTATTgttattcaatatatatatatgtattgaACTAAAATATCAATACTTTGTACAATCATTTTGATAGAGATTACGTAGTAGAagtttaaaataatgaaaaattagtGCAAACATTACGAATTAGAGGTTAGGTTACGCACgggattttttgtttacatttgTAAAAAAGTATACGTAACCGGATAACGCTTTACAATGAGTGGAACTCTTGCGCCAAGCCGTTCGACAGTTTATATTTCCAACTTGCCCTTCTCTTTAACCAACAATGACCTCTTTAAACTCCTCGAAGATCATGGAAAAATAGTCAAGTAAGATTTCATGCCTTCTCTTCTATAGTTGTAAATTTAAGTAATGAAATTAAATAAGTATGTTGCATTTTTAGAGTTACTGTTGTCAAAGATAAAAGAACAAGAAGGAGCAAAGGTGTAGCATTTGTTCTATTTCTCACACCTGGAGATGCTCAGAATTGTGCTACTGCTCTCAACAATACAGAGGTAAGaataaaagtataacaaaaaaatttgattaatgattattcaattaacgcattttaatataattatactatGCTTTAGATAGGAGGGCGTAAGGTAAAGAGTTCTATTGCCGTAGATAACGGCCGTGCACCAGAATTTATCAGGAGAAAGGATTATCCAGACAAAACAAGTTGTTATGAATGTGGGGAAGAGGGTCATTTGTCCTATCAATGTAAAAAGAATACACTAGGCAATAGGAGTCCACCACCTAAAAAAGTCAGAGTTAGAGGCAAGAACAAAAGAAAAGCGGGAGAAATGGACACTAGTTACTTTGATAGTGATAGTGATGATGGATGCAGACAACCTCGAGGAGACCCAAGACGGGACAGCGAAAGTGATATGTGGGATGCAGATGATAATCTCAGCAGTGCTATAAGAGATGAAGTAAGTAATTGGTACAattgtattatataaatagaTTTATTGTAGAAAATTCTTTCGACACATATTCTACAATGAGATGCCtaatatttagtataaataataaaataaaaaagtactgTCAATTTAAATAACGTAACGAGATTTGCTCaacataattataaatatcttTTTATACTTTCAGCAAGAACGCATGGAATTGGAAATATACAGATATAAAGTTGCAACTGGTCAATATGACTCAGAGGAACAACAGCAATCTTCTAAAATGAAGAGAAAACGTTTTAAGAAAAGTGCAATGTTTGATTGTGACGAGGACGAAATCAGTGATTAGATAtgtaaataaagatatttttttataaaacatcaCTTACGTTATTTATTATCATATTATCATAACGAATCTTCGTATAGTTTAGTTAAATCTTGACTAGTTTGCGTTTTAAAATCGGTCCACATCTCATTTTCCAGGTTTAAAACATCCAGTTGCTGGCTAAGTTTGTTGTCTTCCTTATTTTTTTCGAGAACAAAAGTTTTCTTAACGATGTCCAATGCTATTTCTGAAACCATTTatctttattaaattatattgaaaattaattttgattaatgAGCAAAAACTACCTCCTTACCGTCACTGGTTTTAAGTCTTAAATccttttttttgtcaatattGTTGAGAAAGAGATGAAATGCGTCTTCAATGTACGTTAATCTAATCATAAAATCTAAATCTCGCTTTGCAAGAAAACTCAATAATCGAATTCCATACGCTATAGCGCAGTACTGAGATGTTTTCAAGGTCTCCCAAAAATCTTCATAATTattcttttcaaaattactCCAGTCTTCAGATAATTCGTTATTCCAATTAATTTTGTGCTTTTTGTCACTAACCTCATGCTTGGATATCCTCCACAAAATGTCAttcatattatatttattcttcAATTCTTTAACATTAATTTTCGAACATTCGTATAAATTTATAACTACAAATTTGAGCAAGTTCAAACAACAATTACACGAACTTGATGTTTTCTGAAGCCAGGGAAtagaattatttaataatgcTTTATTACAAAAGGAAGCTAAgtcttttgtaatattaatcAACGTAATTGGATCTAGTTTAAAATAATCTAATTGTGCGATGAAAATTTCTAGGGCACAAGCATCTGAAATCGAAATATATCATGTTCAAATATTCATTAGCCTTAGCTTagcgaaataaaaatattgttcttcAAAGCACCTGGTGTGAAATTGAATGATCCTTTCCATAAGTTGATACCGGACTTTTCTGCAATATTGAAACGAATTTTAATTATACTGCTATATGTTTATTAAAagctataaaataaataccTGGACCAATGCACAATTTACTAACAAAATTAGAATCTTGAGAAAATTCTTTCAATGTATTTGTTACTGGCATAAAACAGGCAAGCACTGGTCTGCTGTAAATTACTTctttaaaaattgaacaaacTCTTTTTATCCTAAAAAAAATACGCATGGAACATGAAActctaaattaattaatacgtatcgttataaaaaaaaatatatatatatatatttacccAGCTGGAGGAAATCCAACATTATCCTGTACATTAGCAATCAAAATCATGATAGCGTTTATCAATCCAGAAAACTGATGAGATCTccgctgtaaataataaactaaATTCATTACGTATCTCATCTTACTGctgatttttatcaaattcgCGCACTTACAATCGTGCCAACGACAGCAACGAACTCGGTGGCCATATCCAGGAATTCAAAGTCGAAACCCTTTTTATGCCACGAATTATAACTGTTCAGCTGATTTGCGTAAACCGCATAGCTGTGATCCCTGTCTAGTTTCAGCTTATGGTTTCCAGCGACGTAGTCAGCCAAGTACCTTGAAATAGAAGCCACGTAGCTGAGTATGCCTAGAGCGCGACGAGTTTCGATACCTCGCTCAAGCTCGTACCAGGGACGAGCTTCGCAAATGGACCTCGTGTGCGGCACCGGCATTTCGTAAAATTCAGACAGGTAGATCTCGTTCATGTCGCGGATATCATCATTCTGCAAAGCTTGCGCGATGTTCTGCAGGACGATAGTGGAATTTAGCAGAAGCTCGCGTGATGTTGCCACCAGCTTAAAAGAgataaaaaatagtattagTTAGGCGGAATGAATTCAAGAAAAAAGGAGCATTTTAAACTGACTTTGTTTATAATTGGGATGACACTGGAAGAGTTGAGCTCGTCGCTTGTTTTGTTCATGAGGCTGCCGAGGTCTGGTAGAAAAAATTCCGTACTCAGGATCTTTCCGTCAATCGTTGTTGTCTTCGGTTTTGACAATTCAGGATTCTCTGAAATGTAAAATTGAGAAATCGTTACTAAAATTTGCtgatattttgaaattattagaagttaaatttaatttaccgAATATACGAAAAGTTTCCTCTTCTTGTATGATAGCTAAATTTCTCTTGCCAATTTTTTCCTCAATTTTGATTTCAACTACTGATTTTTCAGGTTCTGGTGGCTCAAATATACACTggggtattatttttaaggGATATTCTGTAAAACATAATATAATAGTTTTATAATGATTAGGACTCTACGTTGCGTAAATAGTACTTTCAATTgaacttttaaaatacttaCGGACAATATTGGtctttaaaatttcagatGTATGAGTCTTTTCAATTTGTGTACCACTCTCTTTCGTTTTAACCCTCTTTGGAGTTGTCCTACAACATTGAATAATAGATAGATTAATTATTCTTCAATAAATAGAACATACCAAGAACCAGAAATTTATTTACCAACTCATTGAAGCATTAATACTTCTATCTTTGTTTGTCTTCAGTACATTTGCTTGTGGCTGAGCAAATTTAACAGAACCAGACTCTCTGAGCCTAGATTTTGCAGAGGCATCATTGAACTGCAAAGTCTGCAATAGCATTAATGTATgtaaaatctcaaaaaccACCAAAATTTTATATGCAAATATGTagcatgaaaaatttaaaaacctGGTACTGCATTTGAGATTCAAGTGACGATTTTTCCTTAAGCAATCGATCTATTTCTGCCTTATACTTTTTCTCCAGCTCTTGTATTAAGATAgccttctcttttttctcattttcagCACGAGTCTGAATTTGATTTAATTGCTGGCGCAGAAATTCCGTTTCACCCTCCTTTGTCATAAAGTCTTCAAGcaactttttcttttcttctttccacCTTTCCACTTGTTCgtcatctaaaaaaccagTATACATGTAATATAAAGACAAATCTTagtattatttctttttttgaccAGGTATACCTGTGACCAAAACAACACTATTTTGTGACGTTTCTTGTCTACTGCGAAATGTTGAATTATGAGAATTTCCTTTAATATCATTTTCAAAGTCATCAAACATTATAGCTTGAGTACTTTCTATAATCTCTCTGTCTATATCGGAAGAAGCCAACATCTGTGATTGCGCCACAGAATTGAATCCACTGCGACTTTGAGAACTTGTGATAAAGAACCCTCCTCCTCTCACTCCAGAGCTAGTAGAGGGTTTTGGATCAGAGGACGTACTTACGGTAGATTTGGTAGAGTCTGATCTTACCATAGGGGTTTTAAAAACAGCTTCCTGTGAAAACAGCATACTGGGCGTCACTTAAATGAAGAATAATAACATAAGTATCGGGCATAATCAA is from Nasonia vitripennis strain AsymCx chromosome 1, Nvit_psr_1.1, whole genome shotgun sequence and encodes:
- the LOC103317817 gene encoding protein CROWDED NUCLEI 2-like, with product MSFFHEPEGLKISVSDEQIQEEVEDQEDQQRRNEEIKNLLTNAFDDLDNDENSSVNSSSYLDNHSNLSSRHFQNGNDFYYNVDESHGMYNGERGKSNTSISMDPPTLSKHLDSDLTIDNEDHAPPFAFGKNNVNPNYLCSFETPTNRFKQDETSASPNYYKDNYEPAENVRSEIQETMNAENHYQGLTHSDNTTAQNILNYQPGDQLDVLNAIRIREIDKLTLELRQLQTEKDEAIRLLERKLTLSQVEIERLNVLKNETEQGLANATSEISDLKLQIEKLKEANKTLEKSKQEVIEKLSVAENTIYELEQKVHVLEDLDYGESNKKLSEKCLQQMQEDHSLQLRNMQTQMDAISRELDIKNTAYDLLQKQYAELREAYENYTREHDNVNSYEEKVEDKQNLSENDNSQHQLKIVSRKYDELKKIYNILRQKCLSSSDLKSKDSESLQREKQLHDLQCTVQYLKKEKACYSSRVKVLEQEYINKMTSQTSNIFDQIAISLNKLNEIMKVCNNIEKRNFKLSKQISITHFNRDTLPNNNKKEDILDASDGPVEEDTKTEIANKSEYDSSKEIVQLRIELQEVQKELDRVKELYIDVCATKDRLALDFKNQLNSFKTKQQHSELQQERDSITQKIKMHIATNKQIFSDCVHQLKSVTDIQENVQLKKNLIQQDTQTELEEHLENGVDQVDASRSSLQREQENLIHETTLKEMKKKMEAKVVEELRYIKSQYEQKYKTDLEKYEKVLLLLRRELKEKNVQMQLQQESYLAEKLKITSDTKMREEQLVKLVEAKMLVFQKQILLKNEEIENLNSKIVQTEMLFEEDKTLMAKIMSEWISEIQNIVKKNSDLEKENSDLDKKLKESEELNVKFCTEVQALKKKAASDFQLFKKKYELIKKSALNYKEYARKKEEYVIHQCKRVESGYKKALEIIKQKIEALIILHEKGNYLLRKHPLKSAR
- the LOC100123727 gene encoding zinc finger CCHC-type and RNA-binding motif-containing protein 1 yields the protein MSGTLAPSRSTVYISNLPFSLTNNDLFKLLEDHGKIVKVTVVKDKRTRRSKGVAFVLFLTPGDAQNCATALNNTEIGGRKVKSSIAVDNGRAPEFIRRKDYPDKTSCYECGEEGHLSYQCKKNTLGNRSPPPKKVRVRGKNKRKAGEMDTSYFDSDSDDGCRQPRGDPRRDSESDMWDADDNLSSAIRDEQERMELEIYRYKVATGQYDSEEQQQSSKMKRKRFKKSAMFDCDEDEISD
- the LOC100679381 gene encoding uncharacterized protein LOC100679381 isoform X2 — translated: MSKRNLKDNNVSSPAKRQRVDGRNEARAAREQNPIQNVPQSDLFQNDDIWGDDFGEAEIEKMDIVASQATEEEAVFKTPMVRSDSTKSTVSTSSDPKPSTSSGVRGGGFFITSSQSRSGFNSVAQSQMLASSDIDREIIESTQAIMFDDFENDIKGNSHNSTFRSRQETSQNSVVLVTDDEQVERWKEEKKKLLEDFMTKEGETEFLRQQLNQIQTRAENEKKEKAILIQELEKKYKAEIDRLLKEKSSLESQMQYQTLQFNDASAKSRLRESGSVKFAQPQANVLKTNKDRSINASMSWTTPKRVKTKESGTQIEKTHTSEILKTNIVQYPLKIIPQCIFEPPEPEKSVVEIKIEEKIGKRNLAIIQEEETFRIFENPELSKPKTTTIDGKILSTEFFLPDLGSLMNKTSDELNSSSVIPIINKLVATSRELLLNSTIVLQNIAQALQNDDIRDMNEIYLSEFYEMPVPHTRSICEARPWYLADYVAGNHKLKLDRDHSYAVYANQLNSYNSWHKKGFDFEFLDMATEFVAVVGTIRRSHQFSGLINAIMILIANVQDNVGFPPAGIKRVCSIFKEVIYSRPVLACFMPVTNTLKEFSQDSNFVSKLCIGPEKSGINLWKGSFNFTPDACALEIFIAQLDYFKLDPITLINITKDLASFCNKALLNNSIPWLQKTSSSCNCCLNLLKFVVINLYECSKINVKELKNKYNMNDILWRISKHEVSDKKHKINWNNELSEDWSNFEKNNYEDFWETLKTSQYCAIAYGIRLLSFLAKRDLDFMIRLTYIEDAFHLFLNNIDKKKDLRLKTSDEIALDIVKKTFVLEKNKEDNKLSQQLDVLNLENEMWTDFKTQTSQDLTKLYEDSL
- the LOC100679381 gene encoding uncharacterized protein LOC100679381 isoform X1 — its product is MSKRNLKDNNVSSPAKRQRVDGRNEARAAREQNPIQNVPQSDLFQNDDIWGDDFGEAEIEKMDIVASQATEEEAVFKTPMVRSDSTKSTVSTSSDPKPSTSSGVRGGGFFITSSQSRSGFNSVAQSQMLASSDIDREIIESTQAIMFDDFENDIKGNSHNSTFRSRQETSQNSVVLVTDDEQVERWKEEKKKLLEDFMTKEGETEFLRQQLNQIQTRAENEKKEKAILIQELEKKYKAEIDRLLKEKSSLESQMQYQTLQFNDASAKSRLRESGSVKFAQPQANVLKTNKDRSINASMSWTTPKRVKTKESGTQIEKTHTSEILKTNIVQYPLKIIPQCIFEPPEPEKSVVEIKIEEKIGKRNLAIIQEEETFRIFENPELSKPKTTTIDGKILSTEFFLPDLGSLMNKTSDELNSSSVIPIINKLVATSRELLLNSTIVLQNIAQALQNDDIRDMNEIYLSEFYEMPVPHTRSICEARPWYELERGIETRRALGILSYVASISRYLADYVAGNHKLKLDRDHSYAVYANQLNSYNSWHKKGFDFEFLDMATEFVAVVGTIRRSHQFSGLINAIMILIANVQDNVGFPPAGIKRVCSIFKEVIYSRPVLACFMPVTNTLKEFSQDSNFVSKLCIGPEKSGINLWKGSFNFTPDACALEIFIAQLDYFKLDPITLINITKDLASFCNKALLNNSIPWLQKTSSSCNCCLNLLKFVVINLYECSKINVKELKNKYNMNDILWRISKHEVSDKKHKINWNNELSEDWSNFEKNNYEDFWETLKTSQYCAIAYGIRLLSFLAKRDLDFMIRLTYIEDAFHLFLNNIDKKKDLRLKTSDEIALDIVKKTFVLEKNKEDNKLSQQLDVLNLENEMWTDFKTQTSQDLTKLYEDSL